The segment gttttatttattatatttataattttttatataaaaatatagatttataaaaaatttgatcTCTTGATTATTATTATACAGGGGAGACACGGATTTAGGCTTGGAGTGGTACACCGCTTGTTCCCCTAGTAAGCCGGCCCTGATTTTCTTTCTCCCTTTTGGTGGGAAGGTTTACTATCTTGTCACCTTGAAGAACAGATAATTAACTTAGCTTCTAAACGGATACGTTGAAACAACATAGATATTTGATAAGAGATTGTATGTATTTTATTAACGTTCCGCCCAACCTCCCTCTCTTGATCTCAACACTCAGAGAATCAAGCCAATATCCAAGACCTCACGTCTAAGGATCCTTTTACAAAATACTCAAAAGCTAATTACAAACACAAGACAAACTACTATTTATACTCTTcagtctctcttctcttctaacGGCCATAACTGACTCGTAACAAACTCCTCAGCTCGAGTTCTCACTCTCCACGTCAGCATCCAAGATTCTATCTTCTCCTCCTCTCTTCTTACGGTAATATACCCTCCAGGGCCTATCATTACCTCCCCAATGAAACTGAGCTTGTCCTCAAGCTCGAATGTAGGAAAGTCTCTCTTCAAATCACGAACACGCATCCAAGACGTCTCATGTACTGGTAAGCCCTTCCATTGCACCGAGACCTCCAAATGTCCCTCAGAATCATAGCGACAACTTGTCAATTCCTCAGGCTGCAAGGTAATCTCATCATTTGCCGTAAACGAAGATGGTAAGTTCGTGACTGAATGATTCCTTCCCAGCACTGGTTTCAGCTGTGACACATGAAACACCGGGTGAATCTTACAATCCGAAGGAAGGTCGAGACGATAAGCCACTGATCCAATCTTCTCCAATACTGTGAAAGGACCGTAATACTTAGCAGACAGTTTCTGACAGAATGTCCTTGACAGCGTCTTCTGTCTATATGGTCGGAGTTTCAGAAAAACCGAAGAGCCCACTGAGAACTGAAGATCCCGACGATGCTTATCTGCGCTGTCTTTCATTGCTGCTTGTGACTTCAACAAGAACTCTTTAGCTTGGCTTAACATCTCGTCCCTGTTCTTCAACATTTCTTCTAACTCAAAGTTGGTAGTAGAACCTTCCTCATAGTGAAGTAAGGATGGTGGCTCCCTACCATAGACCAGCTTGAAAGGAGATGTGTGAATAGAAGTATGGTAGGATGTATTGTACCAATATTCACACCATGATAGGTATTTATACCATTGTTTCGGATTAGCAGATGTGAAACACCTCAAATAAGCTTCAAGACATCTATTCACCACCTCGGTTTGGCCATCACTTTGAGGGTGATATGCTGTGCTGAACTTGAGTGATGTTCCTACCAATCTAAAAAATTCTCTCCAAAATTTGCTCAAAAACACCCTGTCTCGATCGGATATAATCGAAGCTGGATATCCATGTAATCTCACTACTTCTCGTATGAATTTCTCAGCAACTGACGTAGCTGTATATGGGTGTTTCAAGCCGATGAAGTGAGCGTATTTACTCAAACGGTCCACCACTACCATGATCACCGTAAATCCCTCTGATTTTGGCAAGCAGTCAATGAAGTCCATAGAAACTTCAGACCAGATCACAGTAGGAAGTGGAATTGGTTGTAACAGACCACCAGGGTTCAAGGTAGAGTATTTGTGGGTCTGGCATACAGTACACTCCGATACGTATTGTTGAACATCGTCTTTTAACTTAGACCAATGGAACAACCTTTGAATCCTCTTGATTGTTTTCAACACGCCAGAATGCCCGCCAAATACTCCATCATGATATTCCTGGAGTATAATTCCAATATACTTTGATGTCCTCGGTATAACCAATCTGCCCTTATAGAAGAGCCGGCCCTTAATGATCGTAAGGTGCTTCTTCGACCCCTTCCCTTGAATAATTTCCTTAATTTCTTGTTGAATATCAGGATCAGAATCGACTTCCTCAAATATATCTTGCATCTGCAAGTTAGAAGAAACTGTCAAAGCACACAGCAGACTATCACTGTCAAACTTGTCTTCCGGTGAAATACGAGACAATCCATCTGCAGCTCTGTTTTCTGAACCTGCCTTGTAAATGATTTCAAAGTCAAAACCCAGCAACTTTGTGAGCCATTTCTGATAATCCATCGACACATCTCGTTGTTCTAGTAAGAACTTCAAACTCTTCTGATCAGTATAAACCACAAAATGCCTCCCCATTAAGTAGTGTTTCCATCTTTGAACTGCCAACACAATAGCCATTAACTCCCTTTCGTAAATTGGTTTCATCTGTTCCCTGTTCGTCAAGGCTTTACTGAAGTAACAGATAGGACGATGATTCTGCATCAAAACCGCACCCAATCCAAACCCCGACGCATCTGCTTCTATCACAAACAGCTCTTGAAATTTCGGTAAACATAGAACAGGCGCTGTAGACATAGCTTGCTTCAACTGATCAAAAGCCAACTGAGTCTTACCCGTCCATTCAAAACAATCCTTCTTAAATAGATCCGTTAATGGTCGAGCTATGACGCCATATGCCAAAACAAATCGTCGGTAATAGCCCGTAAGTCCCAAGAATCCTCTCAATGCTTTAATTGTTCTTGGAGACGACCATTTCTGCATAGCCTCTGTCTTTGCAGGATTTGTTGAAACTCCTTCTCGAGAAATTATATGACCAAGATACTCGACATGATCTTGAGCAAAGAGACACTTTTTACGATTAGCCAACAGGTTATGTCGCTTCAATGTTTCCAGTACAATACGCAGATGTTCGCAATGTTCCTCCATTGATTTACTATATACCAATATATCGTCAAAAAACACCAACACTAACTTCCGTAAGAACGGCTTGAAGATCGCATTCATAAGGGATTGAAATGTAGCTGGAGCATTGCtaaggccaaacggcatcacaacaaactcgtagtggccttCATGCGTTCTAAAAGCTGTTTTCTCAATATCTGCCTCCGTCATTCTGATTTGATGATACCCGGAACGAAGATCCAGCTTGGAAAACACTGAAGAACCGTGTAACTCATCCAGCAATTGATCGATTACAGGAATAGGGAATTTGTCAGGTATGGTGATCTTGTTCAAACTCCTATAATCAATGCAAAACCTCCAGCCTCCATCCTTCTTTTTAACCAACAATATCGGACTCGCATACGGACTTCTGCTTGGTCGAATAACCCCAGATTCCAACATTTGTTTCACCATTTGCTCAATCACCGCCATGTGAGCGTGCGGATAACGGTAAGGTCTGACTGCAACTGTTCCTGAGCCTTCTATTAACCGAATGCTATGTTCGAAACCTCTTTCAGGAGGTAATTCCGTAGGCTCTTGAAAGATCGACTCAAACTGATTCACAAGTTCTGAATCTGCTCCGGCATGTGAATCTCTAATGACCCCTTTTCTGAAAACTGAGACTCAGCATTTTGTAAATCTATACCCGAAATGATCGACTGTAAAGCTGAAACCTGCGTATGTAAAGCTCTGTCTCCAACCAATGTGACTGCCTTGCGCCGAATCAAACTCAAGCACCTGTGTTTCCCAGTTTACTTCACATTTACCCAAAGTACGAAGCCATTGCACTCCTAACACCACGTCTGCACTTCCCGGATCCAACACTATGAAGTCTGACTTGATCAATACTGACTGTAGCTGTAGTGAAACCCCTCTGCACACACCAGCTCCATTCACTGTTATACCAGTACCGACTAACACCTTAAATGCTGATGTCTCATCTATCTGTAGTTGAGATTTTTTCATAACTGTGGGTGATAGAAAATTGTGTGTCGCACCACTATCAATCAAAACAACCACTTTTGATTTGCCAATACGTCCCTCAATCTTCATAGTCGTAGGAGACGACCACCCCATGAATGAGTGTAAAGAAAACTCCATAACCTGTGTGGTAGTTCCTTGCAGCTCCTCGCACGAATCATGAAACTCTTCGTCTATCAGCTCTACTTCACAACCTTGTGCCACCACCATCACCTGAAGATGCCTGTTCTTGCAATTGTTGTAATGAGCTCTTGTCCACTTCTCATCGCAGGAGAAACAAATCCCATTCTTCTTCTTATGTTCATACTCAGCATCAGATAACTTCACTCTTCCTTGAGTCTTTGTATTAACCGCTGGAATTGTCGTTTTTGCTACTGGTTCTTGTTGCTTAGCCTTGTTCGTCCAAGCTTGGTTTGTTGGAGTAACTAAGGATTTGAAGCCTGAGCTTGTTGTCTGTTTCCCTTGTCGATTCTCGTGAACCTTTCCCCCTGAGAACAGACGACAAAACTCACTGTCTTCCATCTTGATGACCGCTTGAATGTGATCAGATAAGGTTTGAGGTTCCTTCATCATGATTACTTCCTTCATTTCTCTCTTTAAGCCGTTGAAAAAGATATCAATCTTGTGCGCCTCAGCCAGCTTTATTTGAGAAGCTAGCTCTTGAAATTCTCGAACATATTCAGCTATGGAACCAGTCTGTTGTATGCTGAACAATCGTTTCCCTGGAGTCTTCTCAAAGGACTCTGCAAATCTTGATAACAATCTCCGCTTGAAGTCAAACCAGTCCTTGAAATCTCCATACTCAATCTCGTAGTTAAACCAGCATAAAGCGTCTTCTTCCAGACTCAAAGAAGCCAGTTCTAATTGATACTCTGGTGTTGATTGCATCACACGAAAGTATCTCTCAGCTTGAGCTATCCAACCAAATGGATTGACACCCGAAAAGATCGGCATCTCGACCTTCTTATACAAGCCTTTTCGATTCTCATGTCTATGCTCTACCGGCCGATAACCTAGCTCAGATTCTCTCCGGTAATGTTCAAAATGACGAGGCGATACCTGATTCACGTTCTGCGGATCTGGTTGCATCAGATTAGCTCCGCTCGATTCAGGTTGCGAAGATCGTGGATTCTGTTGCTGAATCAAAGTGATGAAAGATGTCAGTGTCGACTCGAGACTCGCGAATCGCTCATCCATCTTCGTCTCCTTCGACTGATTGTTCACCTCCGTCGTCGCAACGAAACGATTGAATCGCTCATCAAGACTGTCGAATCGCCGCCGTAACTCGTCGACGGTGTTATCCAACGCTCCGATCCGTTGCATCGACTCTTCCAATCTCGTCATCGTCGTCTCGATCGCGTTGTTCGGGACGCTCACCGCGCCAATTGATAAGAGATTGTATGTATTTTATTAACGTTCTGCCCAACCTCCCTCTCTTGATCTCTACACTCAGAGAATCAAGCCAATATCCAAGACCTCACGTCTAAGGATCCTTTTACAAAATACTCAAAAGCTAATTACAAACACAAGACAAACTACTATTTATACTCTTcagtctctcttctcttctaacGGCCATAACTGACTCGTAACAAACTCCTCAGCTCGAGTTTTCACTCTCCACGTCAGCATCCAAGATTCTATCTTCTCCTCCTCTCTTCTTACGGTAATATACCCTCCAGGGCCTATCAATATTTTTAATCCTTCTTACCATCACGGTAGCTAGTCacttgctctctctctctctctctctttatcgaAGATCATTTCCTCGTGCCATCTCAGGACTGAGTCGCCTCTTTCTCTCTGTACAATGCACGCCCAAGACTCCAATGACCTTTTGATTCACAAATCTACTCAATTTTTTCAACATTTGGTGAGATTATGAGAAGCTGGTTTTTGATTATCTATATAAGATAGCCATCCTCCTGTGATTATTCATCTTAGGTGCCTACCGGGAAGCTTCAGGAACTAATAACATCTTCGGTTTCTTTTAGTCTCCTTTGCTTTAGGACTGGTCAATGTAATTTTCTCAATATGCTTCCACCAGATTGTGACTAACCAATTCTAAAGGTATTTTTTACTCATTTCATTATCCCATTTATTTAGCATAACCCTTTAGTTACACTTTCCGATTAAAAATGACAATGGCAAGGAacaaatatataacaaaattatgatatatgtttagcatatatattacaaaaatcTCCTTCACTGAAAAGGAATAATCAATTCTTAAAGACATCACTACTTTTCTCAAGTTATTACAAATTTCAGTTATCAGCATGCatacaaattaaattaaatattttaaacaacCAATAgaactaaataaatattttaatttattcctGAATCTGCATTCACGGTATTATTTGATACATAGTCTACAATGAGACTGTGACTATGTATTTAATTAATAACAACGTGAAGGATCGAGGTCGAGGTAGTATCCATATAGATTCCACTCGTCCTTCACCGCTGCAATTTCATGCCAACATCTTGCTCAAATGAATATTCCATGGAGAGTACTTGGTATCGACCTGCGAAAGAAAAATCAACACACCAAAATATTTAGACATGAAAATCATCTgataccaaaatataaaaataaagcaAAGTAAATAATCAAACCAATTTTGCATTagtatcaacaaaaaaatacgCGTCTGTGTAAATTATACAGTTGCATTATGATGATTTAGGGTAATAGTTTAGCTCTTTGCACATTTAGATTCCTTCTATAGATTGTTCATATTAAGAAACCCACATATATAGATACTTATAAGTTGAAAATCTCCTCAATAGAGGTGCTTTATAAATATCTGCTTTGCATGAAGTTATATTCATTAATttgtagtatttttattttaaaaattgaaatgaaCCCTATATAAACTAATGATGCATGTCGTAACTCAAACAATAATCTAAGTATAAAaccttttgtcaaaaaaaacaaacaataatCTGAGTATATACATGTCCATATTTTTTAAGCATATGAACAACCTAAACCTAAATTGCAGATATAAGAATATATGGTAAAAGCAGTAACATCTTTTAGTTAAACGTTTACATAAACTTAcaaatatttctcaaaaagaagaaaaaaaacatttaccaaGGTCGTATGATCAGCCTCTTTCAgagattttttctttcttgctcTCTTTCGCGGAATTTGAGTGAAAGACATCGTTTTCTATGTTGAAGGAATATGTTTTGAAGAACTTATAGAAATGGGGATCTAGTCGATCTACTTAAATAGGTAAAGCAAAGTTTACtagatatatgtatatgtatatgtatatgctGTTTGGTAGCAAACGACTATCGTAGTAAAACCAAGGTAGTCGAGATATTACAATTATAAGTTTCTACGCACTTTTGCCGTTTTTTTGGTGGTTGGGATATATGTATGCTCTAACCTCCAACCTTTTTCATACTAATTAGATGTATAACATATTCTGTGATATATAGTCAACGGTAACATTTAGTTTTATAATCTAATTACAACCGTATAATGCCATCAATTAAAATTTGTCTACATTAATAATGGCAATAGATAAATTCCCGCGCGCTTAGGTAATATCCATCAATTGATACCACTATACCAAAGAAGTCTTCCATTTACAAAACCGGTCGGTATTGGATATGTTCAAGCGCTATTCATTTCCCTTTTTTTTCCTAATGTTACATAACATTACTTTCCAAAATCTGTATATCATTATCTGTAGTTGTTATCTCTGCTGTTAAGCCTTCCTCTCTACAGATGAAAGTGTCAGATTCGAATCTTAgcaggatttttttttttggtaaaaatcttAGCAGGATTTAACAACTCATACTTATTTGTGGCTTAATAAGATTACGAACTTCGGCCCGAAACTTCTTACAACTAAAGATGATGTACATTATTTTCAAACTACATTTTGCATACGAACTAAGTTGAATTCCCCAGAGATATGCATGGTCAAAATGCCAAATGGAAACTATGCCATATTAAGAGAAACA is part of the Brassica rapa cultivar Chiifu-401-42 chromosome A09, CAAS_Brap_v3.01, whole genome shotgun sequence genome and harbors:
- the LOC103839358 gene encoding uncharacterized protein LOC103839358 translates to MTRLEESMQRIGALDNTVDELRRRFDSLDERFNRFVATTEVNNQSKETKMDERFASLESTLTSFITLIQQQNPRSSQPESSGANLMQPDPQNVNQVSPRHFEHYRRESELGYRPVEHRHENRKGLYKKVEMPIFSGVNPFGWIAQAERYFRVMQSTPEYQLELASLSLEEDALCWFNYEIEYGDFKDWFDFKRRLLSRFAESFEKTPGKRLFSIQQTGSIAEYVREFQELASQIKLAEAHKIDIFFNGLKREMKEVIMMKEPQTLSDHIQAVIKMEDSEFCRLFSGGKVHENRQGKQTTSSGFKSLVTPTNQAWTNKAKQQEPVAKTTIPAVNTKTQGRVKLSDAEYEHKKKNGICFSCDEKWTRAHYNNCKNRHLQVMVVAQGCEVELIDEEFHDSCEELQGTTTQVMEFSLHSFMGWSSPTTMKIEGRIGKSKVVVLIDSGATHNFLSPTVMKKSQLQIDETSAFKVLVGTGITVNGAGVCRGVSLQLQSVLIKSDFIVLDPGSADVVLGVQWLRTLGKCEVNWETQVLEFDSAQGSHIGWRQSFTYAGFSFTVDHFGYRFTKC